One Georgenia wutianyii DNA segment encodes these proteins:
- a CDS encoding STAS domain-containing protein translates to MVDDRSTPPGEGHDAGTASVMVAHGRTRLVLSGEIDVALSSELTEAVAEAEASRNPVEIDARHVTFMDSSGVALLARLAHRTPGPLTMIKPPDVVRFLLDITRLGDVVTILDEDPGFPEFDGDDAA, encoded by the coding sequence GTGGTCGACGACCGTTCCACCCCGCCCGGTGAGGGACACGACGCCGGGACCGCCTCCGTCATGGTGGCGCACGGGCGCACGCGGCTCGTGCTGTCCGGTGAGATCGACGTCGCCCTGAGCAGCGAGCTCACCGAGGCTGTCGCCGAGGCCGAGGCCTCGCGCAACCCGGTGGAGATCGACGCGCGCCACGTCACCTTCATGGACTCCTCCGGCGTCGCGCTGCTCGCCCGGCTCGCCCACCGCACGCCCGGCCCGCTCACGATGATCAAGCCGCCGGACGTCGTGCGCTTCCTGCTCGACATCACCCGTCTCGGCGACGTCGTGACGATCCTCGACGAGGATCCCGGCTTCCCCGAGTTCGACGGCGACGACGCCGCCTGA
- a CDS encoding LemA family protein, translated as MLVALVVLAVLVAALIWAVSTYNDLVRLRNLVQEAWRQIDVELHRRHALVPTLVAAVEGQDTGHDDVFAEVTRARDAAAGGGRGPAQQAEMESALSGALSRLFTVAQSHPELRASERFTDLEVELTTIEDRIGAGRRFYNANVRELDRRIDTFPSALVARVFSFRRAEYFEANDPAVRAVPSVHFQGEPPSAPSSEESASLLDEQREPRRDA; from the coding sequence ATGCTCGTCGCGCTCGTCGTCCTGGCCGTCCTCGTCGCCGCCCTCATCTGGGCGGTCTCGACGTACAACGACCTCGTCCGGCTGCGGAACCTCGTCCAGGAGGCGTGGCGGCAGATCGACGTCGAGCTCCACCGGCGCCACGCGCTCGTCCCCACCCTCGTCGCCGCCGTCGAGGGGCAGGACACCGGGCACGACGACGTCTTCGCCGAGGTGACCCGCGCGCGGGACGCCGCGGCGGGTGGCGGGAGGGGCCCGGCGCAGCAGGCCGAGATGGAGAGCGCCCTCAGCGGCGCGCTGAGCCGCCTTTTCACCGTCGCGCAGAGCCACCCCGAGCTGCGCGCCTCGGAGCGCTTCACCGACCTCGAGGTCGAGCTCACCACGATCGAGGACCGGATCGGCGCCGGCCGGCGGTTCTACAACGCCAACGTCCGCGAGCTCGACCGGAGGATCGACACCTTCCCCTCCGCGCTCGTCGCCCGCGTCTTCTCCTTCCGGCGCGCGGAGTACTTCGAGGCCAACGACCCCGCCGTGCGCGCCGTGCCCTCCGTGCACTTCCAGGGCGAGCCGCCCTCGGCCCCCAGCTCCGAGGAGAGTGCGTCGCTCCTCGACGAGCAGCGCGAGCCCCGCCGCGACGCGTGA
- the pyrE gene encoding orotate phosphoribosyltransferase: MTTPNDSLRSRLAQYVRDLAVVHGEVTLASGRTSDHYVDMRRVTLHHAAAPLVGHVVLDLLEEHGLGPDEVDAVGGLTMGADPVAAAVLHAAASRGLEVDAFVVRKEAKAHGLQRRVEGPDVAGRRVVAVEDTSTTGGSLLTAIEALREAGAEVVGAAVVVDRDTGARERIEEAGVRYLAALGVADLGLAPRD, translated from the coding sequence GTGACCACCCCGAACGACTCCCTGCGCAGCCGCCTCGCCCAGTACGTCCGCGACCTCGCCGTCGTCCACGGCGAGGTGACGCTCGCGAGCGGGCGCACCTCCGACCACTACGTCGACATGCGGCGGGTGACCCTCCACCACGCGGCGGCGCCCCTCGTCGGGCACGTCGTGCTCGACCTCCTCGAGGAGCACGGCCTGGGCCCGGACGAGGTCGACGCCGTCGGCGGGCTCACCATGGGCGCCGACCCGGTCGCCGCCGCGGTCCTCCACGCCGCCGCCTCCCGGGGCCTGGAGGTCGACGCCTTCGTCGTGCGCAAGGAGGCCAAGGCGCACGGCTTGCAGCGGCGCGTCGAGGGCCCGGACGTGGCCGGCCGCCGCGTCGTCGCCGTCGAGGACACCTCGACGACGGGTGGCAGCCTCCTCACCGCCATCGAGGCGCTGCGCGAGGCGGGGGCCGAGGTCGTCGGCGCGGCCGTCGTCGTCGACCGGGACACCGGTGCCCGGGAGCGCATCGAGGAGGCCGGGGTGCGCTACCTCGCCGCACTCGGCGTCGCCGACCTCGGGCTCGCGCCACGCGACTGA
- a CDS encoding ATP-binding SpoIIE family protein phosphatase has product MADRVRGMPAAGAVPTPGLGVVMEADAEHAGRTPATLTVRSDQLLDALPDPTYVVDVDFTQEPPDCRVVWVGHALAEATGFSQEELMATAPRLVTASDSTALREALHARLPVAVVRSVARADGTAFRATVSFSPLGAGEPEGSTRWLVTVRDATEELASAVLAEERAAAEERARRGLSLVARVSDILADADSATALVEIGALLVRRIVPWAGFYADGTRLQRITDLAGITYHRRDLRRGARAQGVGSDPVRELLLDTRMQTVVIDRDRPAREGTLTAELLALLAEDPDAPDDGPLWLLPVLGRQAVLGVLAVQPPDPSRDRRAMPPGELTTVLELVARRVGMAMDNLQLYDREHRLAETLQRAMLPEQSHVEGVDVWSYYSPSSEHAQVGGDWYDVLDMGEGKVGIVVGDVVGHDVEAAAAMGQLRSVVRAYAAEFVEPGKVLDRVDRLVAGMRIARPASFVYASLSPRADGEDWDIAYSRAGHLPIVHVSGGRSRQLDGANGPLVGFGGRPRHTGHAVAQPGDVLIFYTDGLVERRDRSMRDGVAALVATAEQIDAPDAAGIGEELLQELADAPEDDIALVVLRVPDPAAPALRWSGPRERRWQMPMDPQTIARARHAVLRACEAWGIEDTAAAELVASEMVANAVMHGWGRVDLRLRDTGDGLRIEVEDANPSPPVLREGRVGRIGGFGLHIISRLAEWGWRPTPAGKVVWARVRPKDPWSKGKDAKDTPPTTS; this is encoded by the coding sequence ATGGCCGACCGGGTTCGCGGCATGCCCGCGGCTGGGGCGGTCCCGACCCCGGGTCTGGGGGTCGTCATGGAGGCCGACGCCGAGCACGCCGGGCGTACCCCGGCCACGCTCACGGTGCGTTCGGACCAGCTGCTCGACGCCCTTCCCGACCCGACGTACGTCGTCGACGTCGACTTCACGCAGGAGCCGCCGGACTGCAGGGTCGTGTGGGTGGGCCACGCGCTCGCCGAGGCCACCGGCTTCTCGCAGGAGGAGCTGATGGCCACCGCGCCCCGGCTCGTCACCGCGAGCGACTCCACCGCGCTGCGCGAGGCGCTGCACGCCCGCCTGCCGGTCGCCGTCGTGCGCTCGGTGGCGCGCGCGGACGGCACCGCCTTCCGCGCCACCGTGTCCTTCAGCCCGCTCGGCGCCGGGGAGCCCGAGGGCTCGACCCGCTGGCTCGTCACGGTGCGTGACGCCACCGAGGAGCTCGCCTCGGCAGTGCTGGCCGAGGAGCGGGCCGCTGCCGAGGAGCGCGCCCGCCGCGGGCTGAGCCTCGTCGCCCGGGTCTCCGACATCCTCGCCGACGCGGACTCGGCCACCGCGCTCGTCGAGATCGGCGCGCTGCTCGTGCGCCGCATCGTCCCGTGGGCGGGGTTCTACGCCGACGGCACCCGGCTGCAGCGGATCACCGACCTCGCCGGCATCACCTACCACCGTCGTGACCTGCGCCGCGGAGCCCGCGCCCAGGGCGTGGGCTCCGACCCCGTGCGCGAGCTCCTCCTCGACACCCGGATGCAGACGGTCGTCATCGACCGTGACCGCCCGGCACGCGAGGGCACCCTCACCGCCGAGCTGCTCGCCCTGCTCGCCGAGGACCCCGACGCGCCGGACGACGGCCCGCTGTGGCTGCTGCCGGTGCTCGGCCGCCAGGCGGTCCTCGGTGTCCTGGCCGTGCAGCCGCCCGACCCCAGCCGCGACCGGCGCGCGATGCCGCCCGGTGAGCTCACGACCGTCCTCGAGCTGGTCGCGCGCCGCGTCGGCATGGCGATGGACAACCTCCAGCTCTACGACCGTGAGCACCGGCTCGCCGAGACCCTCCAGCGTGCCATGCTCCCCGAGCAGAGCCATGTCGAGGGCGTGGACGTGTGGAGCTACTACTCCCCGAGCTCGGAGCACGCCCAGGTGGGCGGTGACTGGTACGACGTGCTCGACATGGGGGAGGGCAAGGTCGGGATCGTCGTCGGCGACGTCGTCGGGCACGACGTCGAGGCGGCCGCCGCGATGGGCCAGCTGCGCTCGGTCGTGCGCGCCTATGCCGCCGAGTTCGTCGAGCCGGGCAAGGTTCTCGACCGGGTGGACCGGCTCGTCGCGGGCATGCGGATCGCGCGGCCGGCGTCGTTCGTCTACGCGAGCCTGTCCCCGCGGGCCGACGGCGAGGACTGGGACATCGCCTACTCGCGTGCCGGGCACCTGCCGATCGTCCACGTGAGCGGCGGGCGGTCGCGCCAGCTCGACGGCGCGAACGGGCCGCTCGTCGGCTTCGGCGGGCGTCCCCGGCACACCGGCCACGCGGTGGCCCAGCCGGGGGACGTCCTCATCTTCTACACCGACGGCCTCGTCGAGCGGCGGGACCGGTCGATGCGCGACGGCGTCGCCGCCCTCGTCGCGACGGCGGAGCAGATCGACGCGCCGGACGCCGCGGGGATCGGTGAGGAGCTCCTCCAGGAGCTCGCCGACGCCCCCGAGGACGACATCGCGCTCGTCGTGCTGCGGGTCCCGGACCCCGCGGCGCCCGCCCTGCGGTGGTCCGGTCCCCGGGAGCGCCGCTGGCAGATGCCGATGGACCCGCAGACGATCGCCCGCGCCCGCCACGCCGTGCTGCGCGCCTGCGAGGCCTGGGGGATCGAGGACACCGCCGCGGCCGAGCTCGTGGCCTCCGAGATGGTCGCCAACGCCGTCATGCACGGGTGGGGCCGGGTGGACCTGCGCCTGCGCGACACCGGTGACGGGCTGCGCATCGAGGTCGAGGACGCCAACCCCAGCCCGCCGGTGCTCCGCGAGGGCCGGGTCGGGCGGATCGGTGGCTTCGGGCTGCACATCATCTCCCGGCTCGCCGAGTGGGGCTGGCGCCCGACCCCGGCCGGCAAGGTCGTCTGGGCCCGCGTCCGTCCCAAGGACCCCTGGAGCAAGGGCAAGGACGCCAAGGACACACCGCCCACCACCTCCTGA
- a CDS encoding serine hydrolase domain-containing protein has translation MSAFEQVALPTVPHAVVVTEADGTRLARGARAQSFPWASVTKLLTATATLVAVSRHLVDLDEPAGPEGSTVRHLLAHASGVGMDSPEPLSAPGRRRIYSNAGFEILARHVAEATGTDFADWLEQTVLVPLGLSSVVLEGSPAHGARGNAEDLAAFARELLDPQVLPPGVLAEATTVQFPGLTGVLPGFGRQDPNDWGLGFEIRGGKTPHWTGTRNSPATFGHFGQSGSFLWVDPQVHLAAVYLGAEPFGPWAADLWPRLSDAALSDLR, from the coding sequence ATGAGTGCCTTCGAGCAGGTCGCGCTGCCCACCGTCCCCCACGCCGTCGTCGTCACCGAGGCGGACGGGACGCGCCTGGCGCGCGGGGCGCGCGCGCAGTCCTTCCCGTGGGCCTCGGTGACCAAGCTGCTCACGGCGACGGCGACCCTCGTCGCCGTCTCCCGGCACCTCGTCGACCTCGACGAGCCCGCGGGCCCCGAGGGCTCGACGGTGCGCCACCTCCTCGCCCACGCCTCGGGCGTGGGGATGGACTCCCCGGAGCCGCTGAGCGCGCCGGGCCGACGCCGGATCTACAGCAACGCCGGCTTCGAGATCCTCGCGCGGCACGTCGCCGAGGCCACCGGCACCGACTTCGCCGACTGGCTCGAGCAGACCGTGCTCGTCCCGCTCGGGCTGAGCAGCGTCGTGCTCGAGGGCTCGCCCGCCCACGGCGCGCGCGGCAACGCCGAGGACCTCGCCGCCTTCGCCCGCGAGCTGCTCGACCCGCAGGTGCTCCCGCCCGGCGTGCTCGCCGAGGCCACCACCGTCCAGTTCCCCGGGCTCACCGGTGTCCTGCCCGGGTTCGGCCGGCAGGACCCCAACGACTGGGGCCTGGGCTTCGAGATCCGCGGCGGGAAGACGCCGCACTGGACGGGCACCCGCAACAGCCCCGCCACCTTCGGCCACTTCGGCCAGTCCGGCAGCTTCCTGTGGGTGGACCCGCAGGTCCACCTCGCCGCGGTCTACCTCGGGGCCGAGCCCTTCGGGCCGTGGGCGGCCGACCTGTGGCCCCGACTGTCGGACGCCGCGCTGTCCGACCTGCGCTGA
- a CDS encoding exodeoxyribonuclease III, whose amino-acid sequence MRLATWNVNSVRARVDRVVAFLERSGTDVLAMQETKCRDDQFPHLAFHAAGYEVVHHGLSQWNGVAIASRLPLEDVEAGFDGMPTWGEPAAAEARAIGATVGGVRVWSLYVPNGRALDDPHYRYKLDWLAALRTAALGWQAADPAGAVALVGDWNIAPLDEDVWDVAAFAGATHVSQPEREALAALRDAGLTEVTRRFTPGAYTYWDYKQLRFPRNEGMRIDLALTSPALAARVTGAHVDRDERKGKGASDHAPVVIDID is encoded by the coding sequence ATGCGCCTGGCCACCTGGAACGTCAACTCCGTCCGTGCCCGCGTCGACCGGGTGGTCGCCTTCCTCGAGCGCTCGGGCACCGACGTCCTGGCGATGCAGGAGACCAAGTGCCGTGACGACCAGTTCCCCCACCTCGCGTTCCACGCCGCGGGGTACGAGGTGGTCCACCACGGGCTGAGCCAGTGGAACGGGGTGGCGATCGCCTCCCGCCTGCCGCTGGAGGACGTCGAGGCGGGCTTCGACGGGATGCCGACGTGGGGTGAGCCGGCGGCGGCCGAGGCGCGGGCCATCGGGGCGACGGTCGGCGGCGTGCGGGTGTGGAGCCTGTACGTGCCCAACGGGCGGGCGCTGGACGACCCGCACTACAGGTACAAGCTCGACTGGCTCGCGGCGCTGCGCACGGCGGCGCTCGGCTGGCAGGCGGCCGACCCTGCCGGAGCAGTCGCGCTCGTCGGCGACTGGAACATCGCGCCGCTGGACGAGGACGTGTGGGACGTCGCGGCGTTCGCCGGCGCCACCCACGTCTCGCAACCGGAGCGTGAGGCGCTCGCGGCCCTGCGAGACGCCGGTCTCACCGAGGTCACCCGGCGCTTCACGCCCGGCGCCTACACCTACTGGGACTACAAGCAGCTGCGCTTCCCCCGCAACGAGGGCATGCGCATCGACCTCGCCCTCACCTCCCCGGCGCTGGCGGCCCGCGTCACCGGCGCCCACGTCGACCGTGACGAGCGCAAGGGCAAGGGCGCGAGCGACCACGCGCCCGTCGTCATCGACATCGACTGA
- a CDS encoding patatin-like phospholipase family protein, whose protein sequence is MADAPVTGLVLSGGGARTSFQIGALRYLYDEVGIAPTVITGTSAGAILAAVLSQSADPAGQRRSLGQLERLLRETMTSSEMFAEQPWFTRLRERGPTWMEALERRRRRQGALGRSFQRVADLRHDISTAAERVARREVDGDLPVEQRVPAPGTAVADAAAATAPSTRLQPDDAGEASRAAARLLDSIELVRAVGQASADIEAIIEGARRERSMYRPGPLVDRILDPEVFRASAVAASGVTVRVAVVGLESGELRYVTEDGVLVDRSDQPLPDEETVDIVQAVRASCAIPTVFPPVRLGRENYVDGGVRESLPAEIALGPLGVERCYAVVAGPPGVTRAESFDHKDMLSIVVRTTTQIMTDEVQRDEVGRAREAGAVVVEPEFDVHDTLTIEPGLIAIAIDYGYLRAAEAHLGASAEERAVTREAVLLRRRTWTAEQQLFADELMGDEQRLQHVAHIAGMKFELRDLVARIPVERLPEGAQDWWRGWEGHAGPVALEPTWAQG, encoded by the coding sequence ATGGCCGACGCACCGGTGACCGGCCTCGTCCTCAGCGGGGGCGGGGCGCGGACGAGCTTCCAGATCGGCGCGCTGCGCTACCTCTACGACGAGGTCGGCATCGCGCCGACGGTCATCACCGGCACGTCGGCGGGCGCGATCCTCGCCGCCGTCCTCTCCCAGTCCGCCGACCCTGCCGGGCAGCGCCGCTCCCTCGGCCAGCTCGAGCGGCTGCTGCGCGAGACGATGACGTCCTCGGAGATGTTCGCCGAGCAGCCCTGGTTCACCCGGCTGCGCGAGCGCGGACCGACGTGGATGGAGGCCCTCGAGCGGCGCAGGCGACGCCAGGGCGCCCTCGGGCGCTCGTTCCAGCGGGTCGCCGACTTGCGCCACGACATCTCGACCGCCGCCGAGCGCGTCGCCCGCCGCGAGGTCGACGGCGACCTCCCCGTCGAGCAGCGGGTGCCCGCGCCGGGCACCGCCGTCGCGGACGCCGCGGCCGCCACCGCGCCGTCCACCCGGCTGCAGCCCGACGACGCCGGCGAGGCGAGCCGTGCGGCGGCACGCCTGCTCGACTCCATCGAGCTCGTACGCGCCGTGGGTCAGGCGAGCGCCGACATCGAGGCGATCATCGAGGGTGCCCGGCGGGAGCGCTCGATGTACCGCCCCGGCCCGCTCGTCGACCGCATCCTCGACCCCGAGGTCTTCCGCGCCTCGGCGGTCGCGGCCTCCGGCGTCACGGTGCGCGTGGCCGTCGTGGGCCTGGAGAGCGGGGAGCTGCGCTACGTCACCGAGGACGGCGTGCTCGTCGACCGCAGCGACCAGCCGCTCCCGGACGAGGAGACGGTCGACATCGTCCAGGCGGTGCGCGCCTCGTGCGCCATCCCCACCGTCTTCCCGCCGGTGCGGCTCGGGCGGGAGAACTACGTCGACGGCGGCGTGCGCGAGTCCCTGCCGGCCGAGATCGCCCTCGGCCCGCTCGGCGTCGAGCGCTGCTACGCCGTCGTCGCCGGGCCCCCCGGCGTCACGCGCGCGGAGTCCTTCGACCACAAGGACATGCTCTCCATCGTCGTGCGGACGACCACCCAGATCATGACCGACGAGGTCCAGCGGGACGAGGTCGGCCGGGCCAGGGAGGCCGGCGCCGTCGTCGTCGAGCCGGAGTTCGACGTCCACGACACCCTGACGATCGAGCCCGGACTCATCGCGATCGCCATCGACTACGGCTACCTGCGTGCCGCCGAGGCGCACCTGGGTGCCTCCGCCGAGGAGAGGGCCGTCACCCGCGAGGCCGTCCTCCTGCGCCGCCGCACCTGGACGGCCGAGCAGCAGCTCTTCGCCGACGAGCTCATGGGCGACGAGCAGCGGCTCCAGCACGTCGCGCACATCGCCGGCATGAAGTTCGAGCTGCGCGACCTCGTCGCGCGGATCCCCGTCGAGCGACTGCCGGAGGGGGCGCAGGACTGGTGGCGCGGCTGGGAGGGGCACGCCGGCCCCGTCGCCCTCGAGCCGACGTGGGCCCAGGGCTGA
- the fbaA gene encoding class II fructose-bisphosphate aldolase, with protein MPIATPESYNEMLDRAKAGKFAYPAINVTSSQTVTAAIRGFAEAESDGIIQVSVGGGEYASGSTIKDRVTGTRALAAYAYEVAKNYNVTIALHTDHCVKENLDSWVKPLLAMEAEEVAAGKNPMFQSHMFDGSTVPLEENLVIAEELLELSQKARTILEIEVGVVGGEEDGHEAEINEKLYTTPEDGLATVRALGAGEKGRYLTALTFGNVHGVYKPGAVKLRPEILGEIQQVVGKEIGKDMPFDLVFHGGSGSTAEEIALAVDNGVIKMNVDTDTQYAFTRPVVDHMFKNYDGVLKIDGDVGNKKAYDPRAWGKLAEAGMAARVMEACQQLRSAGTRMS; from the coding sequence GTGCCCATCGCAACCCCCGAGTCCTACAACGAGATGCTCGACCGGGCGAAGGCTGGCAAGTTCGCCTACCCGGCCATCAACGTCACCTCCTCGCAGACGGTGACCGCCGCGATCCGCGGCTTCGCCGAGGCGGAGAGCGACGGCATCATCCAGGTCTCCGTCGGTGGCGGTGAGTACGCCTCCGGCTCGACCATCAAGGACCGCGTCACCGGTACCCGCGCGCTGGCTGCCTACGCCTACGAGGTCGCGAAGAACTACAACGTGACGATCGCTCTCCACACCGACCACTGCGTCAAGGAGAACCTCGACTCCTGGGTGAAGCCGCTGCTCGCCATGGAGGCCGAGGAGGTCGCCGCCGGCAAGAACCCGATGTTCCAGTCGCACATGTTCGACGGCTCCACCGTCCCGCTGGAGGAGAACCTCGTCATCGCCGAGGAGCTCCTCGAGCTCTCCCAGAAGGCGCGCACCATCCTCGAGATCGAGGTCGGCGTCGTCGGCGGCGAGGAGGACGGCCACGAGGCCGAGATCAACGAGAAGCTCTACACCACCCCCGAGGACGGCCTCGCCACCGTGCGCGCCCTCGGCGCCGGGGAGAAGGGCCGGTACCTCACCGCCCTCACCTTCGGCAACGTCCACGGCGTCTACAAGCCCGGCGCCGTCAAGCTGCGTCCCGAGATCCTCGGGGAGATCCAGCAGGTCGTGGGCAAGGAGATCGGCAAGGACATGCCGTTCGACCTCGTCTTCCACGGCGGCTCCGGCTCCACCGCCGAGGAGATCGCCCTCGCGGTGGACAACGGCGTCATCAAGATGAACGTCGACACCGACACGCAGTACGCCTTCACGCGTCCCGTCGTGGACCACATGTTCAAGAACTACGACGGCGTGCTGAAGATCGACGGCGACGTCGGCAACAAGAAGGCCTACGACCCCCGCGCCTGGGGCAAGCTGGCCGAGGCCGGCATGGCCGCCCGCGTCATGGAGGCCTGCCAGCAGCTGCGCTCTGCGGGCACCCGCATGTCCTGA
- a CDS encoding RNA methyltransferase encodes MSDGTPSGETTDVGVGPWPGGPDAWPDDPRLDPELLAAGDRRNVVDRYRYWRLEAIVADLDTRRHPLHVAIENLGHDFNIGSVVRTANAFGVAAVHIVGRRRWNRRGAMVTDRYQHLYHHPDVADLLAWARSEDLPLIGIDNVPGSRPLEHRPLPERAVLLFGEESGGLSPAARAACQEILHITQYGSTRSMNVGAAAAVAMYAWALQHVPETGRPAPRENGRDTI; translated from the coding sequence GTGAGCGACGGCACCCCCAGCGGCGAGACCACCGACGTCGGGGTCGGGCCCTGGCCCGGCGGCCCGGACGCCTGGCCCGACGACCCGCGCCTGGACCCCGAGCTGCTCGCGGCCGGAGACCGGCGCAACGTCGTCGACCGCTACCGCTACTGGCGCCTCGAGGCGATCGTCGCCGACCTCGACACCCGGCGCCACCCCCTCCACGTCGCCATCGAGAACCTCGGCCACGACTTCAACATCGGCTCGGTCGTCCGCACCGCGAACGCCTTCGGGGTCGCCGCGGTCCACATCGTCGGACGGCGCCGGTGGAACCGGCGCGGGGCGATGGTCACCGACCGCTACCAGCACCTGTACCACCACCCCGACGTCGCCGACCTCCTCGCGTGGGCGCGCAGCGAGGACCTGCCGCTCATCGGCATCGACAACGTGCCCGGCTCGCGGCCCCTCGAGCACCGTCCGCTGCCCGAGCGGGCGGTCCTCCTGTTCGGCGAGGAGTCCGGTGGCCTGTCGCCCGCGGCCCGTGCCGCGTGCCAGGAGATCCTCCACATCACCCAGTACGGGTCGACCCGCTCGATGAACGTCGGCGCGGCCGCGGCGGTGGCGATGTACGCGTGGGCGCTGCAGCATGTCCCTGAGACCGGACGTCCCGCCCCTCGCGAGAACGGACGTGACACAATCTAA